The following nucleotide sequence is from Anaerolineae bacterium.
CCCCTCGCGCGGCGTGATAAGCGATGCGCGCCCGGGCCAGAGTTTGAGTCTCATCGGTAGAGTCGTCTAACACTTGGATGGATAATCGGTCGGCGGGATAATCCAGGGCGGCGGCGGCGTCAATGAGCCGCTCTACCACAAAACGCTCGTTAAAGATGGGGAGTTGCACCAACACCCGGGGCCATTCCCCCGGCTGCGGCGAGGGGGGAGGGTTGACCTGTTTGCGTCGTTGCCACAGAAACAGGCCCGACATAATCAAGGCATTAAAGCCGTACATGGCGATGCTGGTGAGGATAATAAAATAAAGCGCAACAAGAACTGTTGAAATTATCATAAAGTGCCCCTTAATCTTGTGTAAAAACCTGAGCCGGATGAACCGGAATTAGAAATAAAAGATGAGAAATGCGAAATTTTGCATGAATGTTGGTGGGCGTCAACTTCTGATCTCTGATTTCTAATTGGTTTTGGTTGAAAGTGGTTATGGGTTGGCGCGGATAGCGGCGAGTTGGATAATCTTAATGAGTTCGGGTGTTTCGGCGTTAACGGGTAAAAAGAAGGCGTCGTTGTCTCGGGCCAGTTTGCCCTGCCCGGCAAACTGACGAAATTGATCGGACTCCATCACCAGATGGCGTGGCACTAACTCCAAACCACCCAGGTTTTCCATAACTGCCGGGTTGTCGGGCGCACGCGGAGTTGGGCCACGAGCGCTGATTTCCGAAATCAGCGCGCTCAAGCCGGTCAAAAAGAATAAAATTAACAACCACCTTCTGCGCATCGCCCCAATCCATAAAAGAGGCCAACTGAAGTGAACTCAGTGACCAGACCTGACCAATTAAGAGCAGGTCTGCGGAGTATCGTTTCAGGAGGCCATAGTTTGTTTCTATCGCTATTGGCTTTATCGGGCAAAGGCCAATAGGCGAGTATAGCACGAAGTAATAGTTTGGACAAAATATGAAACAGGGGCAGGATTGGTGAGGGTGAACAAAGCCCCCCACTTTTTTGGGGGAGAACCTGGTTGGTTTACTTTATGTCGCTCAAAACCAAACTCAAGAGGTATGGATTACACCGTTGAGAGGTCCCATTCTTCATAAATTTTGGGCACATCATCAATCAGGCGTTGGGTGTAAGGCTCTTTGGGACGCAAAATCACTTCGTCAGGAGGGCCACTTTCAACAAATTTTCCATGTTCCATAATATATACCTTGTCGGAGACGTAATAGGCCAGGCCAATATCATGGGTGATAAAAATAACCGTCATCCCAACTTCGTCACGCAGTTTCATTAGTTCGTCCAGAATAGTGGCGCGCGAACAGGCATCAATCATTGAGGTTGGTTCGTCGGCCAGCAGAATCTTTGGCTTCAGTAAAAAGATGCGGGCAATCATTAATCGCTGCTGCTGCCCACCGGAAAGTTCAAACGGATATTTGTTGGTCAATTCCTCAAATTTCAGGTTGACAAAGCTGCAAGCCTCGGTCATCATCGCTATTTTTTCTTCCTTTGGAAGTTTACCCCCGCCACGCATGCCAATACAATCTAAAAGCACGGTGTCGATCTTATTAAAAATGTTGTATGAGGAGAAGGGATCTTGAAAAATGGCCTGGATATTTTTCCAATATTCCTTTTTTTTCTTGTGCGTACTGATATCACGCTTTCCCCCCTGGAAGTAAATATCGCCCTCGGTCACACTGATTAATCCCAG
It contains:
- a CDS encoding ABC transporter ATP-binding protein, with the protein product MTDEKTLYLSATGLTKVFGAGSQKTVAVDHVDIDLYQGEVVSIVGESGSGKTTLAKMLLGLISVTEGDIYFQGGKRDISTHKKKKEYWKNIQAIFQDPFSSYNIFNKIDTVLLDCIGMRGGGKLPKEEKIAMMTEACSFVNLKFEELTNKYPFELSGGQQQRLMIARIFLLKPKILLADEPTSMIDACSRATILDELMKLRDEVGMTVIFITHDIGLAYYVSDKVYIMEHGKFVESGPPDEVILRPKEPYTQRLIDDVPKIYEEWDLSTV